The proteins below come from a single Myxocyprinus asiaticus isolate MX2 ecotype Aquarium Trade chromosome 28, UBuf_Myxa_2, whole genome shotgun sequence genomic window:
- the LOC127419014 gene encoding G-protein coupled receptor 157-like, which yields MLVYLSIADLLSALSYSYGVWRDFHSDSVDCITQGAISTFTNTSSFFWTVAVAVYIFIVKSRQRQADYLVLYSHFISWDVPLAINVAALSQQKIDYDASDVSVGWCWVNIQAEDHVLWMLHTRKIWEFIAFVTLPVLYNLIKIHICKAVSPLQIIKSSLKG from the exons ATGCTGGTGTATCTGTCTATCGCTGACCTGCTGTCTGCCCTCTCGTACTCATACGGAGTTTGGAGGGATTTCCATTCTGATTCTGTGGACTGCATTACACAAGGCGCAATTTCCACATTCACGAATACCAGCTCGTTCTTCTGGACTGTGGCTGTTGccgtttacatttttattgtgaaGTCCAGACAGAGGCAGGCTGATTACTTGGTTCTGTATTCTCATTTTATCAG CTGGGATGTTCCCTTAGCCATCAATGTGGCAGCCCTCTCCCAGCAGAAGATCGACTATGATGCCTCCGATGTGTCCGTAGGCTGGTGCTGGGTGAACATTCAGGCTGAAGACCATGTgctgtggatgctgcacactagaAAAATCTGGGAGTTCATTGCCTTTGTCACACTGCCAGTCCTGTACAACCTTATTAAGATACATATTTGTAAAGCAGTAAGTCCACTGCAGATCATCAAaagcagcttaaagggatag